The following is a genomic window from Mya arenaria isolate MELC-2E11 chromosome 4, ASM2691426v1.
caaaggtatagtgacagtgacagtcaaaggtatagtgacagtgtCAGTCAAAGGCatagtgacagtgacagtcaaaggtatagtgacagtgacagtcaaaggtatagtgacagtgacagtcaaaggcatagtgacagtgacagtcaaaggtatagtgacagtgacagtcaaaggtatagtgacagtgtcagtcaaaggtatagtgacagtgacagtcaaaggtatagtaACAGTgtcagtcaaaggtatagtgacagtgtcagtcaaaggtatagtgacagtgacagtcaaaggtatagtgacagtgtcagtcaaaggtatagtgacagtgacagtcaaaggtatagtgacagtgtcagtaaaaggtatagtgacagtgacagtAAAATGCatagtgacagtgacagtcaaaggtatagtgacagtcaaaggtatagtgacagtgacagtcaaaggtatagtgacagtgtcagtcaaaggtatagtgacagtgacagtcaaaggtatagtgacagtcaaaggtatagtgacagtgtcagtcaaaggtatagtgacagtgacagtcaaaggtatagtgacagtcaaaggtatagtgacagtgacagtcaaaggtatagtgacagtgacagtcaaaggtatagtgacagtgacagtcaaaggtatagtgacagtgtcagtcaaaggtatagtgacagtcaaaggtatagtgacagtgacagtcaaaggtatagtgacagtgacagtaaaaggtatagtgacagtgacagtcaaaggcatagtgacagtcaaaggtatagtgacagtcaaaggtatagtgacagtgtcagtcaaaggtatagtgacagtgacagtaaaaggtatagtgacagtgacagtcaaaggcatagtgacagtcaaaggtatagtgacagtgacagtcaaaggtatagtgacagtcaaaggtatagtgacagtgacagtcaaaggtatagtgacagtcaaaggtatagtgacagtgacagtcaaaggtatagtgacagtgacagtcaaaggtatagtgacagtcaaaggtatagtgacagtgacagtaaaaggtatagtgacagtcaaaggtatagtgacagtgacagtcaaaggtatagtgacagtgacagtaaaaggtatagtgacagtgacagtcaaaggtatagtgacagtgacagtaaaaggtatagtgacagtcaaaggcatagtgacagtgacagtcaaaggtatagtgacagtcaaaggtatagtgacagtcaaaggtatagtgacagtgacagtcaaaggtatagtgacagtgacagtcaaaggtatagtgacagtcaaaggtatagtgacagtgacagtcaaaggtatagtgacagtgtcagtcaaaggtatagtgacagtcaaaggcatagtgacagtcaaaggtatagtgacagtgacagtcaaaggtatagtgacagtcaaaggtatagtgacagtgacagtcaaaggtatagtgacagtcaaaggtatagtgacagtgacagtcaaaggtatagtgacagtgacagtaaaaggtatagtgacagtcaaaggcatagtgacagtgacagtcaaaggtatagtgacagtcaaaggtatagtgacagtcaaaggtatagtgacagtgacagtcaaaggtatagtgacagtgacagtcaaaggtatagtgacagtcaaaggtatagtgacagtgacagtcaaaggtatagtgacagtgacagtcaaaggtatagtgacagtgtCAGTCAAATgtatagtgacagtgacagtcaaaggtatagtgacagtgtcagtcaaaggtatagtgacagtgacagtcaaaggtatagtgacagtcaaaggtatagtgacagtgtcagtcaaaggtatagtgacagtgacagtcaaaggtatagtgacagtcaaaggtatagtgacagtcaaaggtatagtgacagtcaaaggtatagtgacagtgacagtcaaaggtatagtgacagtgacagtcaaaggtatagtgacagtcaaaggtatagtgacagtcaaaggtatagtgacagtgacagtcaaaggtatagtgacagtcaaaggtatagtgacagtcaaaggtatagtgacagtgacagtcaaaggtatagtgacagtgtCAGTCAAATgtatagtgacagtgacagtcaaaggtatagtgacagtgtcagtcaaaggtatagtgacagtgacagtcaaaggtatagtgacagtcaaaggtatagtgacagtgtcagtcaaaggtatagtgacagtgacagtcaaaggtatagtgacagtcaaaggtatagtgacagtcaaaggtatagtgacagtcaaaggtatagtgacagtgacagtcaaaggtatagtgacagtgacagtcaaaggtatagtgacagtcaaaggtatagtgacagtcaaaggtatagtgacagtgacagtcaaaggtatagtgacagtcaaaggtatagtgacagtgacagtcaaaggtatagtgacagtgtcagtcaaaggtatagtgacagtcaaaggtatagtgacagtgacagtcaaaggtatagtgacagtgtcagtcaaaggtatagtgacagtcaaaggtatagtgacagtgtcagtcaaaggtatagtgacagtgacagtcaaaggtatagttACAGTgtcagtcaaaggtatagtgacagtgacagtcaaaggtactgtgacagtgacagtcaaaggcatagtgacagtgacagacaaaggtatagtgacagtcaaaggtatagtgacagtgacagtcaaaggtatagtgacagtcaaaggtatagtgacagtgacagtcaaaggtatagtaacagtgacagtcaaaggtactgtgacagtgacagtcaaaggtatagtgacagtgacagtcaaaggtatagtgacagtgtcagtaaaaggtatagtgacagtgacagtcaaaggtatagtgacagtgacagtcgaaggtatagtgacagtcaaaggtatagtgacagtgtcagtaaaaggtatagtgacagtgacagtcaaaggtatagtaacagtgacagtcaaaggtacTGTGACATTGACAGCCAAAGGCATAGTGACAGTGACAGacaaaggtatagtgacagtcaaaggtatagtgacagtgacagtcaaaggcatagtgacagtgacagtcaaaggtatagtgacagtgacagtcaaaggtatagtgacagtcaaaggtatagtgacagtgacagtcaaaggtatagtgacagtgacagtcaaaggtatagtgacagtcaaaggtatagtgacagtcaaaggtatagtgacagtgacagtcaaaggcatagtgacagtgacagtcaaaggtatagtgacagtgacagtcaaaggtatagtgacagtgacagtcaaGGAtatagtgacagtgacagtcaaaggtacAGTGACACTGACAatcaaaggtatagtgacagtgacagtcaaaggtatagtgacagtgacagtcaaaggtacagtgacagtcaaaggtacagtgacagtcaaaggtatagtgacagtgacagtcaaaggtatagtgatagtgacagtcaaaggtatattgacagtgacagtcaaaggtatagtgacagtgtcagtaaaaggtatagtgacagtcaaaggtacagtgacagtcaaaggtatagtgacagtcaaaggtatattgacagtcaaaggtacagtgacagtcaaaggtatagtgacagtcaaaggtacagtgacagtcaaaggtatagtgacagtcaaaggtatattgacagtgacagtcaaaggtatagtgatagtgacagtcaaaggtatattgacagtgacagtcaaaggtatagtgacagtcaaaggtacagtgacagtcaaaggtatagtgacagtcaaaggtacagtgacagtcaaaggtatagtgacagtcaaaggtatagtgacagtcaaaggtatagtgacagtcaaaggtatagtgacagtcaaaggtacagtgacagtcaaaggtacAGTGACAGTCAAGGAtatagtgacagtgacagtcaaaggtacagtgacagtcaaaggtatagtgacagtgacagtcaaaggtacagtgacagtcaaaggtacagtgacagtcaaaggtatgggacagtgacagtcaaaggtacactgacagtcaaaggtacactgacagtcaaaggtatagtgacagtgacagtcaaaggtatagtgacagtgacagtcaaaggtacagtgacagtcaaaggtatattgacagtgacagtcaaaggtatagtgacagtgacagtcaaaggtatgggacagtgacagtcaaaggtacACTGACAGTCAAATGTACACTGACAGTCAAAGGtacagtgacagtcaaaggtatgTGACAGTTAAAGGAGTGGTGACAGTATTAGTCAAAAactgtaacaaaatgttatttgttagtacatgtattattgattcgcattcggaactcctcggcaaattgttttcgagaaaaatggcCGAAAAGCTCTGAATGATTgattacattattttcatcacCATACGGCCTAGTATGACCAAACCTACCTTTAATTGTCGGCCATCCAGGAACGGTACATTTGACGTCTCACCAAGTTTCGTCCTTATTTCGAAGACTTTGCCGGGAACCGTGACCTTGATATCCACGCTGTCACCGGAAATGCTAATCTCCTGGAAGATGTCGTTTTCTGGTGTCAGCAGCCGAAGCGCTTGTTCTTTGTGTTCGGGTTTCGTACCTTGGTTAAAATGGTCAAACAGGCATAATACAATAGGGTTATCAGTACTgagttttgatccgggaggttgtattcgactcgagaggatttttgcagattcggatttcacgaggccTTGTGATCCAATATTATTTTGGTAACGTATGAAAGGGATTTATGCGTAGgaaaattataaagaaaaatcacATTAGAAATAAACTGTCATGACCGTtcaaataaaagaagaaaaaaacaagagaGATAAcgaaatgatataaatttatctGGCATTCAACTCGCTTATTACTCACCAGCAAGCAATTTTCTATCATGTAAACGAGGTACAATTATGTTACGGCATTGAAACGTTGCAAAACAAGACAGTTCACATCCGGCTAAgttaaaatatggaaaaaaataacactgaaataactttacatatttttatttatctttaaattgttGATTATATGAGTAATCAGCGGAAGGTCTCGAGAATTATTGGGGGTGGAAAAGTGTCATCAGGCATAACCATTTAACATATAATTGCTTATTTCATGGCAATTTATGGGCTGGTATTGAATATGTGTATTAATTGGatataagaacgatgtagctaatcggattgctaTAAATAAACGACCAAGGAGTGAATGATATCAATTATTTATGACCGTAGATTAACTTAAataagttgtatattgaataccataTTTGGCCTAAGAGTAGGGCCCAACTTTCATGTGCAACCACCGCCACACCcgaaaatgatatttgttaaattggGTGATCCTCCCCGGCAAGACAATGTTAGCTATTGTTCTCTGATATTGGCATATAACTATAATTCTTGGTGGGCGCGCGTTGTGCGCGCCGTTGATATACCTGAAATAAATGAAGATTAAATTGAGTCACCGTTAACAAAATGGTTGAACATACCTATTGCATCGCTGTATTCCCCGACCTTATCCGTGTACACAAGCTTCCATTTCCCGTTTAACGCAACCATTCCGCTTTCAAACCTTTCGAACTTCTGAACAAACTATATTCCCTCACCCTAAGATATATCCTATATAGGAGTATGTTATATCAGACTCGCGTGTTTCCCTTGTTTCAATAGGAAATAAGTAACTTCTGTCCAGATAAAACCGCAGACATGCAGACCTTGCATTTACTATTGATCGAAAAATGTGATCTTCACCTTCAACGGATGACTGTATTTGATAGGAAACGATCATTAGAAGTTATTTCCGAGATCCGCATTAACATTTTAACTTAGGACAACCTTAAAATAGTGTGTTTGCCTTTCGTACGGTCCGACACAATAATGTATCGAAGGCTCACTTAGTcaggaaatattattttagactgAGCGATGacacattattaaaaaaacaactttctgCGTCATTGCCCCGAGTCCAGTTAACACATAATTTACTGTTATGGTTTGTATTGCACTAGCGGATCCGGGGAGCgcaaccgccccccccccccggccaCCGCCCCGCCCAAaaaaaatcgtccaagtttagttttaatttcaatataggagaaaataagaaataaattaggGTGAATGGCACAATTTCGGACTAAAATTGTTAAGATTTTTCTGGGAGAGTACCCCCAAACCCACCTGCCgacactttaaaccaaaaagATTTCGGTTTTATGGGAGGGGAGCAAGTTAAATGTTACGCACCAAAGTTGCACCCtctctaacgtcgaatcctggagCCGCCCTTCTGTTGGTGCAGTTTAGTGAGTCGAAACAACATCTTTCAAAGGCTGGCCTGATATTATTCAAGTGGATGTTTCCATGATGgctgacatttttttctgatattaaaTGCACTCTATTATCTCCAGGTACTTAAGCAAAGTTGCAACATCTTGATGCAAGTTGCACTTCATTAGCTGCGAATCAACTCAATAAAAACGAGCTTTTGTTACAGCCTGATTgctacggaatgccgttagggccatcgcctgtgaatgtattgatctgaaacgcgatactcgaaagtacgatgatgaatacgcgaaatcacgaaactacgatggtgaaaacgcgacagtacgacgatgaaaacgcgatattacgataacgaaaacgcgataatatgacagtacgatgatgataatgggataaactatcgtgttttcaccatcgtactgtcgcgttttcaccatcgggGTTTCGTGAGTTcgcgttttcaacatcgtagtatcgtactgtcgtgttttcatcatcgtactttcgcgttttcatcatcgtactatcgcgttttcatcatcgtactgtcgtgttttcatcattgtactgtcgtgttttcatcattgtactattgcgttttcatcatcgtactatcgcgttttcatcatcgtactgtcgtgttttcatcatcgtactatcgcgttttcatcatcctatcgcgttttcatcatcattatgatattccttctattttcatataaattgaaCTGACGCTGGATCGAAACATAAAtaagtcgaggagtcgagcacgATTACCGGTCCCAAATACATAAATCATGCGCAAAACCATATGATTATCttgaggtcataatttcacacattttcccgAAGCATGttccaaaaacaaacaaacaattgtctCGTGTTAATTTTTTGCAAGTTGTAAACATTGCAATGACAGATGAAAGGGAATTGGAAACGGTTGAAAACCCGATTATCcccggcgtcctcgagcgatcgcagttttactgtatacaAGTTACCTTTCCCTCTGCATTATTGAAGGACTTGGGAAcgtttttctcccatctcagataagtagatccaataatttaaccatgctagatattcttatcttgcccacgggcgaagataaaatgcccgtatggaactcatttttaatggtcaccaaattgtaattacctcccttgttgaagattgtcgtcagtagcataatggaaatcttgtcttatggtaatatttagaacgctaattaattaattttcgcttaaaatgtcaccataaaacagttttcacgcaccattcaaggaataatgcttcattctccttagaactttaaaaaaacacgatATGACTATTAACAtgaactggatcactgcgcgcatatccatgacaaccacgtgctatcgcatgtccatacgcaattatttccACTAAGCAAACaatagttccagcaaaaaatacatttttacttaattttgtttaactgaggtgtgagaaaaagcatctaccatagccgctcgtgtaagataggttcatcccgaccctcgcgcagtgtgttttgcggaaactcggtaaacctcgtttccgcaaaacaccctacgctcgggtcggaatgaacctatcttacactctcggccatggaagatacttataatcttacataTACGAATTACTTTCCCCTCTGCCTTTTAAAGGCTTAAATCAATATCGAAGTTTATCAATATGAGTTATCTTTCCTTCAGCCTGAGCAGTGGGTCCTTCAAGCTCATCAACAGAAGCTAGTGAAGTTAAACCCTTCCCTTCTCATTTATAAGGGGACCTGCAAGCTCACCAATACAGTTTTCTTAcgttatcccccccccccctccctccctccctctctccGTCTGTTTTTGTAAAAGACTTCGGACATTCAAGCTCATCAATACAAGATAGTGGTGATGTTACCTTTCCCTCCGCTTAATCAAGGGCTTGAGACCTTCAAGCGCAGTTATACAAGTTACCTCTCCCTCTGCATTTTCAAGGGCTTGGGACCTTCAAGCTCACCTACAGCTGTGATCAGCACAGAAGACCTGTCTGTCCCGCTGTCTGTCTGCAAGCTTGGCAGCATTAAAAGGCTTTACAAGATAgacaataaaatacatgaaagAGTGTAAGAGTAAAATTGAATACCAGGAAAAGtctttaaatatctaaaaagtTAAGAATAAACGTTGTAAAATGTAATGCCCAATAAAAAATCTAGGTGAAGCTAcccatgaattattttaaaggaaTAATGTTCTTGAAACTTGTgactatatttttcaaaattctattgaaatatttttataagaccTCATATAATTACCACTACATAACACCACTATTATTACTGATGCCGATAAGCAATACTATgatggcatattactgccgtaagataacctgatggcgttcgcgaattgtttggtgttaaccacttaatttttgCGATAATTATTAAGTTAATATTCGCGATACTTTTTTTTGCAAGATTAATATCAGaagactaaaaacaggcttgaaCGTGCTAagaactgccacctattaccCTTTTAAGCtatacaacactaacaggttaactagttatggtttgcgaattccacttaaaaAGTAACATTATAACTGGTTAACTTGATAAGATGTTTGCATTCCACGAATAAGTGATTACACGaacttatctagttaaccagttatcaTTTAACTTAGTAACTTACTCTCTGGTTAACTAGGTAAGATTCGTGTTGCCAGTTACCTATAAATGCATTCTTGattcaggcgctaacaggttatctagttatggtgtGCGAAGTCCCCttagtaacatactaactggttaactagataagattcgtgtaaCCACTTATTAAGTGAAATTCGTAAATCATAAGTGGAAAATCAGTTGTATATTTATAGATaactggtaacacgaatcttatctagttagcCAGTATGTatattacttattaattttaattcgcaaaccataactagataaccagtcACTGCTAgaagacaaaaaaacatttatagatAAGAGGTAttacgaatcttatctagttaaccagttttTATGTTTCTTGTAAAGTGGAATTCGCAACCCATAGTTAGTTAACCTGTTAATGTTATATAGATAAGAAAAGGTAATAGGTGGCTGTTCTATGCACTTTCAAGCCagtttttagtcttatgatattcaTCTTACTGAAAAAGTTTGGCtaatattatataacaattatcgcgaaaattaagtggttaacacgataCAATTCGCGAAccggttatcttacggcagtttaTGCCACCATAGATGTCAACAACGCTCGTCCGTTTTTCAGTCGATCAACGGGCTTAACTCAACACTGATTAAAGGGAGACTACTATGGTGCATGGGCTTTGCTAAAGAGGTCCACACGGTCATTCGTAACATGTGAGCAAACGAGCTCAAGTTATGGGCCAGTTTACGGTTTAACTCGACACTGACGACCAAAGCAGTGCTATGACAAAACCTCGACTGTTTTCTTACAAAATCAGAGGAACTTAACAGCAGCAGTAATGACAGTATAATGTGTAGTTAGTTATAGCGGGGTTGGCAGGAAGATCACTCCAAAACGTCGAAACCATCTGAAACAGAGACCATTGAATTAAAGAGTGCTGCTTATGTATTTAGGTAGAATATCCTGCTGTATTATATGTTTAGCAAATCTttcataaggtcgcattgaacAGTCTCACACCGAGCCAGTTGACACAGCAACTAATAAACTAAAGGATCGCGACTCGCAGCGtaatacaaaacatttgaataaacagaacatacCGAGActcaaataacattttgacattaatgGTGATTTGTATACAGAGAATATGCAACATTCAGGTACTCTTTAACAAGCATTGCTATCAATGCGATCACAATAACCTTGACTTACTTCACTTCATGAGCCCCCGCCCCTTCCTTACCCTTTATCCTAAAGGTCTACAAGTCCACGACAGTAACACTTACCTAACCCACTTTCCAGGATGAACCGCCGAAGTTTCGTCCGCTTTTCCTGCTCCTCCTGGCAGTCACATGACCCAACGCCACTTGTATCCATGGCAACGGAACCATCATCACCACAGCTATTCTCCAAGGAGACACCAGTCCGCGCACCGCCGGTGACCACACTTTCTGACCAATCATGGTCGGGTTCGCCGCGCGTGGCGATGGCAAGGATGCCCGTCGGCTCCCGCTCATCGGCGATGCACTGATTTGCTCTGATAAAGTCTGCCAACAGTCGTCGCGGCTTCATGCCGTACCCTATTAGACACCGTTGCTGTGGTGCCTACCCAAACAAAACAGACATGCTATGATAAGAACTAACAGTTTTGCTCGTACAGTTCTGTTATATTCTGTGTAACCTATCAGATACGCACATGATCAATCAATGTATacgattttttaaaactaagacGAACCCCAtagctcgaactcgcttggctcgaatctTCCGAggttttaagtattttcgtaGGTGCTCGAGCTAACGGGATTTAACTGTCCTCGATCGtatttatacattgtatatgtatttgtatttgcgTGTATTGTATGTGAAATACATTTTGAGCTGAACGTCATACAGGTATGTGTACTTTTTACGGTTCTGCTAAAAGCCTCAAATCACtggaaaacaatattgaaaatacaattaatgtttaaacataccaCGGGTCTTCCCGTAGGAGTCTCCTTGATAAGGCAGCGGCGGGGGTTTGGGAGGATTTCGTCACAGCCCTCTGTACTAGACAACGTGGACCAGGTGGACCACGTGGCAAAGGTGCTGTCCTCGAGCTCGGAGTGGCTGGTCAGAGCCTTTTCAGAGTTATGCTCAGAGGGGGCTCTCTGGCTATCCTCTGGGCTAGAAGGGGCTGCCTTGAAACTTTCCAGGAAAGACACATCCGATGTCCGGAGATAATCCGAAAACGACTGGAAATCAGAACCAGACGTACGAGTCTTCATACCGTAAAGTCaagatatataaatgaaattatatgcTATATGAACAAATGCTAAGCTTGACTTGACTTAACTGTCTAATTTTATTCAGGATATTTCAAAGTAGGCAATCatgtaaatgaaacaaattaatacatgtactgGGTGCGTATTTCAGATAAAAGGACGAATTATATTGCCATTTAATTCACATCGATGTTATATACTAATAGACCAGGCAACAGACGTtgatttttcattaatttcagGGGCAGCCCAAGAAATTGACATTAGATGGGGCGTGACTCCCTCAAAACCGATTGTTGGaaagtttttgtgttttt
Proteins encoded in this region:
- the LOC128231739 gene encoding uncharacterized protein LOC128231739, with the protein product MVALNGKWKLVYTDKVGEYSDAIGTKPEHKEQALRLLTPENDIFQEISISGDSVDIKVTVPGKVFEIRTKLGETSNVPFLDGRQLKSIFVLEGDKLVERQSGAFISTNTRYIDGIHLVLEMVAEDGTKSTRKYVKTH